The following proteins come from a genomic window of Sorghum bicolor cultivar BTx623 chromosome 3, Sorghum_bicolor_NCBIv3, whole genome shotgun sequence:
- the LOC8085816 gene encoding uncharacterized protein LOC8085816 has translation MGANCCVAAKERTQPCITPIEVSAYRNVRHSPSWSFRWDNRTHIEDIMDIPTLFSNHSSGSIRPDTKSGSIAPTEGFSNGNSRGTSPSNVFHGAKWHKSDKKTEAPKVTKVDPRADRTTASNCSPEAKLSRKSLDMSSVASDLKTSVSVPSTPPLVSRADPSSSRGHSQPTDSDSTKKARRSPGYQLYRQVSDSKIPSLRSLNEISSPEGRPSSSMLSVCSNDLSAAGSYGESSDGWSMRTFSEMVATSQRERWSLDSELLGSISSKMTRSSASNSTTLPPDQEVCKLCLKMLKERSTWNAQELAVVAVLLCGHVYHADCLDSITTEADKYDPPCPVCTHGEKCTVKLFGKLESKIKNKIPKNVAVDMNPDGNGNKHQKKGRREPRLGTSSSMKVPFSRPFLRRHFSIGSRPPRSVSETDSTRKKGFWARHWRE, from the exons ATGGGAGCTAATTGCTGCGTTGCTGCAAAGGAGAGGACACAGCCATGCATCACTCCAATAGAAGTATCAGCGTACAGGAATGTGAGGCACTCGCCATCATGGAGCTTTCGATGGGACAATCGCACACATATAGAAGACATAATGGATATCCCTACTCTGTTCTCCAACCATAGTAGTGGAAGCATTCGGCCTGATACAAAGAGTGGTTCAATTGCCCCAACTGAAGGATTTTCTAATGGAAATAGCCGTGGAACTAGCCCTTCCAATGTGTTTCACGGAGCAAAGTGGCACAAATCTGATAAAAAAACAGAAGCACCGAAGGTTACAAAGGTTGATCCTCGAG CTGACCGCACCACAGCAAGTAACTGTTCTCCTGAG GCAAAGCTTTCCAGGAAATCACTGGACATGTCAAGTGTTGCTTCAGATTTGAAGACATCAGTATCTGTTCCTTCAACGCCACCCTTAGTATCCAGAGCAGATCCATCATCCTCCAGGGGGCATTCTCAACCTACAGATTCAGATTCGACGAAGAAAGCACGGCGATCACCAGGGTATCAATTATACAGACAGGTTTCGGACAGTAAAATTccatctctcagatctctcaatGAGATAAGCTCTCCTGAAGGAAGGCCTTCCTCTTCCATGTTATCAGTCTGCAGCAATGACTTATCAGCAGCAGGATCCTATGGTGAGTCATCAGATGGCTGGTCAATGCGCACATTTTCTGAAATGGTCGCAACATCCCAAAGAGAGAGGTGGTCACTTGACAGTGAGCTCTTGGGATCCATTTCTAGTAAAATgacaagatcaagtgcttcgaATTCTACTACACTTCCCCCTGACCAAGAGGTGTGCAAGCTGTGTTTAAAGATGTTAAAAGAGAGATCGACATGGAACGCTCAGGAGCTGGCTGTTGTTGCTGTTTTGTTGTGTGGACATGTGTACCATGCTGACTGTCTGGACAGCATAACTACAGAAGCTGACAAATATGATCCTCCCTGCCCTGTATGTACCCATGGTGAGAAATGTACAGTGAAGCTATTTGGAAAGCTCGAATCAAAGATTAAGAACAAGATACCAAAAAATGTTGCAGTTGATATGAATCCAGATGGGAACGGTAATAAGCACCAGAAGAAAGGTAGAAGAGAGCCCAGGTTAGGTACAAGTTCAAGCATGAAGGTCCCATTTAGTCGTCCATTTTTGAGGAGACATTTCTCCATTGGATCTCGACCACCTCGGTCAGTCTCAGAAACTGATTCGACAAGAAAGAAGGGATTCTGGGCAAGACACtggagagagtag
- the LOC8085817 gene encoding NAC domain-containing protein 74 — MEVLRDMHLPPGFGFHPSDPELISHYLKRKILGQKIEYDLIPEVDIYKHEPWDLPAKCNLPIKDNKWHFFASRDRKYPTGSRSNRATLAGYWKSTGKDRAIKLNKRTLGTKKTLVFHEGRPPSGRRTEWIMHEYYIDENECKVSPDMKDAFVLCRVTKRSDWALDNDNEVGNRNSHLEQLDDAATSVVSTVKPEDAAASVICPEESNHAATPVGSAELCNDVAQAAITPDSRSPNGGIELETWLEELLDPSPSFNLVADTGSAGVSLTEQCAESSNLQNPGFMAPNIGPGHASPIQDGTDATDYLFTDDLPEDLYSMLYPGTDQFNDNIFLEQVGQEGIAFPTNQAYYMMGTDAYALPNNFENGTPNVELQLDQENDQMNLPNGNVDTGIAIRSRRATASPANISLAYGNIKMQVGIKRMVTSNSESINQTMKFTHNSGRRLDLRTDVEHQKKNTNNVISAKQSDAAKTEGHSNQGYLKGFKRCSSAGFKSYIFVAFFVVGVAAAAAALHYHRSGANL; from the exons ATGGAAGTACTGCGTGATATGCACCTGCCACCAGGATTTGGATTCCATCCTTCGGATCCTGAACTTATTTCTCACTATCTGAAGAGGAAAATACTTGGCCAGAAAATTGAATATGATCTTATACCAGAGGTGGATATATACAAGCATGAACCATGGGATTTACCTG CAAAGTGCAATCTTCCAATCAAGGACAACAAGTGGCATTTCTTTGCCTCTCGTGACAGGAAGTACCCTACTGGCTCTAGGTCAAACAGGGCAACACTCGCTGGTTACTGGAAATCAACTGGGAAGGACCGAGCCATAAAGCTGAACAAGCGAACTCTAGGAACAAAGAAGACTCTAGTTTTTCATGAAGGCCGGCCTCCCTCTGGCAGACGCACTGAGTGGATTATGCATGAGTACTACATAGACGAGAATGAATGTAAAGTCAGCCCTGATATGAAG GATGCCTTTGTCCTCTGCCGTGTTACTAAAAGAAGTGACTGGGCAttagataatgataatgaggtGGGCAACAGGAACTCTCATCTGGAACAACTAGATGATGCTGCTACATCAGTTGTCAGCACTGTAAAGCCAGAAGATGCTGCTGCCTCAGTCATCTGCCCAGAAGAATCGAATCATGCTGCTACACCAGTTGGCAGTGCTGAACTATGTAATGATGTTGCTCAGGCAGCTATCACTCCTGATTCAAGATCTCCAAATGGTGGCATTGAACTGGAAACATGGCTGGAAGAACTGTTGGATCCTTCACCTTCATTTAACCTTGTAGCTGATACTGGTTCTGCTGGCGTGTCTCTGACTGAACAATGTGCTGAATCATCG AATTTGCAGAATCCTGGTTTCATGGCTCCAAATATTGGACCAGGCCATGCTAGCCCTATCCAGGATGGAACAGATGCCACAGACTACCTATTCACTGATGATCTTCCTGAGGATCTTTACAGTATGTTGTATCCTGGTACTGACCAGTTCAATGATAATATATTCTTGGAACAAGTTGGCCAGGAAGGTATTGCTTTTCCTACCAACCAGGCATACTACATGATGGGAACAGATGCTTATGCTCTTCCAAACAACTTTGAGAATGGAACTCCGAATGTTGAATTGCAGTTAGACCAGGAAAATGACCAGATGAATCTGCCAAATggaaatgttgacactggaatTGCAATACGAAGTCGCAGAGCAACAGCATCTCCTGCTAACATTTCACTAGCATATGGCAATATTAAAATGCAGGTTGGAATTAAGAGGATGGTCACAAGTAATTCCGAATCTATCAACCAGACTATGAAGTTTACACATAACAGTGGTCGTCGTCTTGATCTCAGGACTGATGTTGAACACCAGAAGAAAAATACAAACAATGTCATTTCTGCCAAGCAATCTGATGCAGCCAAGACTGAAGGCCACAGCAATCAAGGTTATCTCAAGGGCTTCAAAAGATGTTCATCAGCTGGGTTCAAGTCATACATATTTGTTGCCTTTTTTGTGGTTGGAGTtgctgctgcagctgcagcgCTGCATTATCACCGCTCTGGTGCCAACCTATAA